The Thermodesulfobacteriota bacterium DNA segment GTCTGCTAACTTATGTACAGAATCACACATGAGAGAATTAGTAGAAAATGGCTTTGAAGTTTCAGTAGTAAAAGATGCAACAGCAGCAGCAATATTACCGGGTATAAACGGTTATGAGGCAGCTCTTACTAATTTTAGAATGATAGCAAGCCATGTGTTTACTACCAAAGAAGTATTAGAGCGTTTGAAATAA contains these protein-coding regions:
- a CDS encoding cysteine hydrolase; translated protein: SANLCTESHMRELVENGFEVSVVKDATAAAILPGINGYEAALTNFRMIASHVFTTKEVLERLK